From Carettochelys insculpta isolate YL-2023 chromosome 3, ASM3395843v1, whole genome shotgun sequence, a single genomic window includes:
- the BATF3 gene encoding basic leucine zipper transcriptional factor ATF-like 3 — translation MSHGVPASGSVLQRNSSSDGNQQPQSPEEDDRKIRRREKNRVAAQRSRKKQTQKADKLHEEYECLEQENTSLKREIGKLTDEMKHLSEVLKDHEKICPLLHCSMNFVTIPRPDTLTSCLPR, via the exons ATGTCGCACGGGGTCCCGGCCTCGGGCAGCGTCCTGCAGAGAAACTCCTCTTCCGACGGGAACCAGCAGCCGCAG AGTCCCGAAGAGGATGATAGGAAGATAAGGCGGAGAGAAAAAAACAGAGTCGCTGCCCAGAGAAGCCGAAAGAAACAAACGCAGAAAGCAGACAAACTCCATGAG GAATATGAGTGCCTTGAACAAGAAAATACCTCCTTGAAAAGAGAGATTGGGAAGCTAACAGATGAGATGAAACACTTGAGCGAGGTGTTGAAGGACCATGAAAAGATCTGCCCTTTATTGCACTGCTCCATGAACTTTGTGACCATACCCAGGCCTGATACCCTTACCAGTTGTCTGCCAAGATGA